Proteins from one Desulfocurvus vexinensis DSM 17965 genomic window:
- a CDS encoding AI-2E family transporter codes for MSTIPDDNAGGLKGPTSNIYKWVLAALILLALYLGYRVFSPFLAPVIFSSVLAAIFYPLQARLAARLGGRDTLAALAVLVLVVVCVFLPTFVFFSGLVSQAATSIADLTAWVRSEDFARLAQRARVDEVTAWLHERLPFLDLSGLDIQAGLLDFSRNLGQTVISTGTSIVGNAVDVLFSFLIMLFVLFFFLRDGRRIVAYVKYLSPLHESQEDSIIASLRNVSRAVLVGGLLVAVLQGVAGGVGLAIAGIPALFWGTMMGFTSLIPVLGTGLVWVPASTYLLLTGQWKMGVFLLIWCGVGVTSIDTFLRPYFMRGSSGMPLLAIFLSVIGGLQIFGPAGLLYGPLILAFAMVMLRLYGEEFREILEFDPRRPPGGPCPPGEG; via the coding sequence ATGAGCACCATTCCCGACGACAACGCGGGGGGCCTCAAGGGGCCGACCTCGAACATCTACAAGTGGGTCCTGGCCGCGCTGATCCTGCTGGCCCTGTACCTGGGCTACCGGGTCTTCAGCCCGTTCCTGGCGCCGGTGATCTTCTCCTCGGTGCTGGCGGCCATCTTCTACCCGCTCCAGGCCCGGCTGGCGGCGCGCCTGGGCGGGCGCGACACCCTGGCGGCCCTGGCCGTGCTGGTGCTGGTGGTGGTCTGCGTGTTCCTGCCGACCTTCGTGTTCTTCTCCGGGCTGGTGTCCCAGGCGGCGACCTCCATCGCCGACCTCACGGCCTGGGTCCGCAGCGAGGATTTCGCGCGGCTGGCCCAGCGCGCCCGGGTGGACGAGGTCACGGCCTGGCTGCACGAGCGCCTGCCCTTCCTGGACCTGAGCGGGCTGGACATCCAGGCCGGGCTCCTCGATTTTTCGCGCAACCTCGGGCAGACCGTGATCAGCACCGGCACGTCCATCGTGGGCAACGCCGTTGACGTGCTGTTCTCCTTTTTGATCATGCTCTTTGTGCTGTTCTTCTTCCTGCGCGACGGGCGGCGCATCGTGGCCTACGTCAAGTACCTCTCGCCCCTGCACGAGAGCCAGGAGGACTCCATCATCGCCAGCCTGCGCAACGTGTCGCGGGCGGTGCTGGTGGGCGGGCTGCTGGTGGCCGTGCTCCAGGGCGTGGCGGGCGGCGTCGGGCTGGCCATCGCGGGCATCCCGGCCCTGTTCTGGGGCACGATGATGGGCTTCACCTCGCTCATTCCGGTGCTGGGCACGGGCCTGGTGTGGGTGCCCGCCAGCACCTACCTGCTGCTCACGGGGCAGTGGAAGATGGGCGTGTTCCTGCTGATCTGGTGCGGGGTGGGCGTCACGAGTATCGACACCTTCCTGCGGCCCTATTTCATGCGCGGGTCGTCGGGGATGCCGCTTCTGGCCATCTTCCTGTCGGTCATCGGGGGCTTGCAGATCTTCGGCCCGGCGGGGCTGCTCTACGGGCCGCTGATCCTGGCCTTCGCCATGGTCATGCTGCGCCTGTACGGCGAGGAGTTCCGCGAGATTCTTGAATTCGACCCCCGGCGCCCGCCGGGCGGCCCCTGCCCTCCGGGCGAAGGCTAG
- a CDS encoding MFS transporter — protein MPQLPPRDTPLPLRAALPSLLLLAGLFYANFVSRVILAPLLGLVEHEFGINHASAGGLFFFVAGGMSLSMTCSGFVAGRLGHRRTVLLSTALLGTFLIGVGLSRSFFELRALLLATGLAGGLYFPSAVATITTLLEPRHWGRGLAVHEMAPNLAFVTVPALAAALAGVLPWRGVFLLFGVLALGLGALFKAFGRGGDARGAAPRAAALREVVLHPAFPVLVVLFSLAVAASFGPYSMLPLYLATERGMRPETANALLTASRVAGPLVALATGFVVDRIGARRTAALSLASSGALTLLLGLLSGPWLAAAVVLQPTLAVCFFSAGLTAMSQTYTQGVRNVAVSLVVPLAIFVGSGATPTLLGWFGDRGAFATGFMVLGGCILGGVPLLRLVRFSPRGA, from the coding sequence ATGCCCCAGCTCCCGCCCCGGGACACCCCCCTGCCCCTGCGCGCCGCCCTGCCCTCGCTGCTGCTGCTGGCGGGCCTGTTCTACGCCAACTTCGTCTCGCGGGTCATCCTGGCGCCGCTGCTCGGGCTGGTGGAGCACGAGTTCGGCATCAATCACGCCAGCGCGGGCGGGCTGTTCTTCTTCGTGGCCGGGGGCATGAGCCTGTCCATGACCTGCTCGGGCTTCGTGGCCGGACGCCTGGGGCACCGCCGCACGGTGCTGCTGTCCACGGCCCTGCTGGGCACCTTCCTCATCGGCGTGGGCCTGTCGCGGTCCTTCTTCGAGCTGCGGGCGCTGCTGCTGGCCACGGGCCTGGCGGGCGGGCTGTACTTCCCCTCGGCGGTGGCGACCATCACCACCCTGCTGGAGCCCCGGCACTGGGGCCGGGGCCTGGCCGTGCACGAGATGGCCCCCAACCTGGCCTTCGTCACCGTTCCGGCCCTGGCGGCGGCCCTGGCGGGGGTGCTGCCCTGGCGCGGGGTGTTCCTGCTCTTCGGGGTGCTGGCTCTGGGGCTGGGCGCGCTGTTCAAGGCCTTCGGGCGCGGCGGCGACGCGCGCGGCGCGGCCCCGCGCGCGGCGGCCCTGCGCGAGGTGGTGCTGCATCCGGCCTTCCCGGTGCTGGTGGTGCTGTTCTCCCTGGCCGTGGCCGCGAGCTTCGGGCCCTACAGCATGCTGCCGCTGTACCTGGCCACCGAGCGCGGCATGCGCCCCGAAACGGCCAACGCCCTGCTCACGGCCTCGCGCGTGGCCGGGCCGCTGGTGGCCCTGGCCACGGGCTTCGTGGTGGACCGCATCGGCGCACGGCGCACGGCGGCCCTGTCCCTGGCGTCGTCGGGCGCCCTGACCCTGCTGCTGGGGCTGCTCTCCGGGCCCTGGCTGGCGGCGGCGGTGGTGCTCCAGCCGACCCTGGCGGTGTGCTTCTTCTCGGCGGGGCTCACAGCCATGTCGCAGACCTACACCCAGGGCGTGCGCAATGTGGCCGTGTCGCTGGTGGTGCCGCTGGCCATTTTCGTCGGCTCGGGCGCCACGCCCACCCTCCTGGGCTGGTTCGGCGACCGGGGCGCCTTCGCCACGGGGTTCATGGTCCTTGGGGGCTGCATCCTGGGCGGGGTGCCGCTGCTGCGGCTGGTGCGCTTCTCGCCCCGGGGGGCGTAA
- a CDS encoding glycosyltransferase encodes MSGRLSIVFVLPALTFGGAERVMLTLLAHLDRERFAPVLAVGAAQGQFARDVPAGVPVVELGGARARRAVPGLVRLVRRLRPQVVFSTLGYLNVLVMLARGLMPRSTAFIGRETNIPSLHLPRSGWPRLLPLLYRRLYPRFDRVVCQSEDMRRDLVQAFGLPAARAVVINNPVDVDAVAARAARGGAGLPPGRVNVLAAGKLTAQKGFDLLLEALARSGDPALHLTILGEGPERAALEARVRELGLAGRVALPGFAADPCPAMAGADLFVLSSRYEGFPNVVLEAMACGTPVLAFDCPGGLAEIVRQGENGWLVPAGDVAALAAALPERARTALDPEAVRATVRDRYGAAAVAARYAALFEAVARGGEGAP; translated from the coding sequence GTGAGCGGCCGTCTGTCCATAGTCTTCGTCCTGCCTGCGCTGACCTTCGGGGGGGCGGAGCGCGTGATGCTGACCCTGCTCGCCCATCTGGACCGGGAGCGCTTCGCGCCCGTGCTGGCCGTGGGCGCCGCCCAGGGCCAGTTCGCCCGGGACGTGCCCGCCGGGGTGCCGGTGGTGGAGCTGGGCGGAGCCCGGGCCCGGCGCGCGGTGCCGGGGCTGGTGCGCCTGGTGCGCCGCCTGCGGCCCCAGGTGGTCTTCTCGACCCTGGGCTACCTCAACGTGCTGGTCATGCTCGCGCGCGGGCTCATGCCGCGCTCCACGGCCTTCATCGGCCGCGAGACCAACATCCCCAGCCTGCACCTGCCGCGCAGCGGCTGGCCGCGCCTGCTGCCGCTGCTCTACCGGCGGCTCTACCCGCGCTTCGACCGCGTGGTCTGCCAGTCCGAGGACATGCGCCGCGACCTGGTGCAGGCCTTCGGGCTGCCTGCGGCGCGGGCCGTGGTCATCAACAACCCCGTGGACGTGGACGCCGTGGCCGCGCGCGCGGCTCGGGGCGGCGCCGGGCTGCCCCCGGGGCGGGTCAACGTGCTGGCGGCTGGCAAGCTCACGGCCCAGAAGGGCTTCGACCTGCTGCTGGAGGCCCTGGCCCGCAGCGGCGACCCGGCCCTGCACCTGACCATCCTGGGCGAGGGCCCCGAGCGCGCCGCCCTGGAGGCCCGGGTCCGCGAGCTGGGTCTGGCGGGCCGGGTGGCCCTGCCCGGCTTTGCCGCCGACCCCTGCCCGGCCATGGCCGGGGCGGACCTGTTCGTGCTCTCCTCGCGCTACGAGGGTTTCCCCAACGTGGTGCTGGAGGCCATGGCCTGCGGCACGCCGGTGCTGGCCTTCGACTGCCCGGGCGGGCTGGCCGAGATCGTGCGCCAGGGCGAGAACGGCTGGCTGGTGCCTGCGGGCGATGTTGCGGCCCTGGCCGCCGCCCTGCCGGAGCGCGCGCGCACGGCCCTGGACCCGGAAGCCGTGCGCGCCACGGTGCGCGACCGCTACGGCGCGGCGGCGGTGGCCGCGCGCTATGCGGCGCTGTTCGAGGCCGTGGCCCGCGGCGGGGAGGGCGCGCCGTGA
- a CDS encoding glycosyltransferase family 4 protein, with protein MIRVVHLITGLNTGGAEMMLAKLVAGLDRAQFASHVVTLLDEGPLAERVRAAGVPVDSLGLARGAVDPRALWRLARLLRRVRPQVVQTWLYHADLLGLVAARLAGTGRVVWNLRCSNMDFSHSGRLTRCTVAACARLSRLPEAVVANSRVAVDVHRALGYRPRRVEVIPNGFDLERFAPDPAAREAVRAGLGVPAQAPLVGMAARFDPQKDHATFLRAASAVAQARPDAHFSLLGDGTGPDGAGLTALVREAAPGLRLHRLGRRDDVARVLAGLDVAVLSSAYGEGFPNVVGEAMACAVPCVVTDTGDSAEVVGGTGRVVPPRDAQALAGAVLGLLALPAGERQALGQAARQRVGERFSLPAVVRQYAALYRLVAG; from the coding sequence GTGATCCGCGTCGTGCACCTGATCACCGGGCTGAACACCGGCGGCGCGGAGATGATGCTGGCCAAGCTCGTGGCCGGGCTGGACCGCGCCCAGTTCGCCTCCCATGTGGTGACCCTGCTGGACGAGGGGCCCCTGGCGGAGCGCGTGCGCGCGGCGGGCGTGCCCGTGGACAGCCTGGGCCTGGCGCGCGGCGCGGTGGACCCCAGGGCCCTGTGGCGCCTGGCGCGCCTGCTGCGCCGGGTGCGGCCCCAGGTGGTGCAGACCTGGCTCTACCACGCCGACCTGCTGGGGCTCGTGGCCGCGCGGCTGGCGGGCACGGGCCGGGTGGTTTGGAACCTGCGCTGCTCGAACATGGATTTTTCGCATTCCGGGCGCCTGACGCGCTGCACCGTGGCGGCCTGCGCCCGGCTCTCGCGCCTGCCCGAGGCCGTGGTGGCCAACTCGCGCGTGGCCGTGGACGTGCACCGCGCCCTGGGCTACCGCCCCCGGCGGGTGGAGGTCATCCCCAACGGCTTCGACCTGGAGCGCTTCGCCCCCGACCCGGCGGCGCGCGAGGCCGTGCGCGCCGGGCTGGGTGTGCCCGCGCAGGCGCCTCTGGTGGGCATGGCCGCACGCTTCGACCCCCAGAAGGACCACGCGACCTTCCTGCGCGCGGCCAGCGCCGTGGCCCAGGCGCGGCCCGACGCGCACTTCTCCCTGCTTGGCGACGGCACCGGCCCGGACGGCGCCGGGCTCACGGCCCTGGTGCGCGAGGCGGCCCCGGGGCTGCGCCTGCACCGCCTGGGGCGGCGCGACGACGTGGCCCGCGTGCTGGCGGGCCTGGACGTGGCCGTGCTGTCCTCGGCCTACGGCGAAGGGTTCCCCAACGTGGTGGGCGAGGCCATGGCCTGCGCCGTGCCCTGCGTGGTCACCGACACCGGCGACAGCGCCGAGGTGGTCGGCGGCACGGGCCGCGTGGTGCCCCCGCGCGACGCCCAGGCCCTGGCCGGGGCCGTGCTCGGGCTGCTGGCCCTGCCCGCCGGAGAGCGCCAGGCCCTGGGCCAGGCCGCGCGCCAGCGCGTGGGCGAGCGGTTCTCCCTGCCCGCCGTGGTCCGTCAATACGCCGCCCTGTACCGCCTCGTGGCGGGCTGA
- a CDS encoding periplasmic heavy metal sensor encodes MTRRITGIFAMGALVALAALIFNPAAMAANHGQGHGQGAHAGAQMGGCSGWGGAALTPEQQEKAQALFTEFQQKTATLHRELYAKQAMLNAELVALTPDSKRVDALVAEVSDLRTKLFTERVALRKAMTEAGLPAMGGMGMGMGGKHGGMRGGGMMMGCN; translated from the coding sequence ATGACCAGACGAATCACCGGAATTTTTGCCATGGGTGCCCTGGTGGCGCTGGCGGCCCTGATTTTCAATCCCGCGGCCATGGCCGCGAACCACGGGCAGGGCCATGGGCAGGGCGCTCATGCCGGGGCCCAGATGGGCGGCTGCTCCGGCTGGGGCGGCGCCGCGCTGACCCCCGAGCAGCAGGAAAAGGCCCAGGCCCTGTTCACCGAATTCCAGCAGAAGACCGCCACCCTGCACCGCGAGCTGTACGCCAAGCAGGCCATGCTCAACGCCGAGCTGGTGGCCCTGACCCCGGACTCCAAGCGCGTGGACGCCCTGGTGGCCGAGGTCAGCGACCTGCGCACCAAGCTGTTCACCGAGCGCGTGGCCCTGCGCAAGGCCATGACCGAGGCCGGGCTGCCCGCCATGGGCGGCATGGGCATGGGCATGGGCGGCAAGCACGGCGGCATGCGCGGCGGCGGCATGATGATGGGTTGCAACTGA
- a CDS encoding periplasmic heavy metal sensor — MSRKSLILSLAAVAVLSLSALAVAGQGFGPGGCGLGAMQALTPEQREQAATLFEEHQKAMIPLREQILAKHALLEAALRAEKPDTKAVDGLTKELGELKVRALTEQVALRKKLAAAGLPAAFGPGMGHMGMGGHGKGMMGHGMGMGPGMGGCPGMGAGPGMAPGGGCCPGMGQAPASDQGMMGMDQEPGPGMMGMGPGLDADMDETVGYGG; from the coding sequence ATGTCCAGGAAGTCTTTGATTCTTTCGTTGGCCGCAGTGGCGGTGCTGTCCCTGTCGGCTTTGGCCGTGGCGGGCCAGGGCTTCGGCCCCGGCGGGTGCGGCCTGGGCGCCATGCAGGCCCTGACCCCCGAGCAGCGGGAACAGGCCGCGACCCTGTTCGAGGAGCACCAGAAGGCCATGATCCCCCTGCGCGAGCAGATTCTCGCCAAGCACGCCCTGCTCGAGGCGGCCCTGCGCGCCGAGAAGCCCGACACCAAGGCCGTGGACGGCCTGACCAAGGAGCTGGGCGAGCTGAAGGTGCGCGCGCTCACCGAGCAGGTGGCCCTGCGCAAGAAGCTCGCCGCTGCGGGCCTGCCCGCCGCCTTCGGCCCCGGCATGGGGCATATGGGCATGGGCGGCCACGGCAAGGGCATGATGGGCCACGGCATGGGCATGGGGCCCGGCATGGGCGGCTGCCCCGGCATGGGCGCCGGGCCCGGCATGGCCCCCGGCGGGGGCTGCTGCCCCGGCATGGGTCAGGCTCCGGCGTCCGACCAGGGCATGATGGGCATGGACCAGGAGCCGGGTCCGGGCATGATGGGCATGGGCCCCGGCCTGGATGCTGACATGGACGAGACCGTCGGCTACGGCGGCTGA
- a CDS encoding two-component system sensor histidine kinase NtrB encodes MDIGIRSDSRSYLGAAALAVVLIGLALSFLTWQNLERQRQTIEEHLFLSSQVILRGVESAMSREMRGFERLLPGMHARRGAGQPPLPDPLAPRLREMLSELIETSDVEFVAFMAAGGRVLFSVRSATGPEIPPLPASAWEQLAATGEWAALYKGSGGAETFVSGLRTKPGLARLCPEGQELAAGRGGPGAGPYLVVGITPHKHLETFGKFRRTALLQTGYVLMVAVFLWGLGAAYVRRRDQGRELHRLESFHSRLLDAMPDGLLTVSAAGGIRAANPAARDLLAGGGELVGQRFDALDLETDGVPGASCLWGKGWEQARAGGRSLEILSMPLPPAASAEGEAGERLVLVRDRTDLKALEDDLAEARQQAAIGRLAAGLAHEIRNPLSALRGFAQFFKKKLEGRQPEEQYAATMVSEADRLDKVISDLMFLSRPRAPEKADVDAAALAGDLRALLRFDLEHQGAELVVDMDPGAPAVVHADPDMLKQALLNLLLNSLAAVGANPPGEPRRIVLGVAQRDGRACVAVRDTGPGMTEQERAHALEPFFTSKKEGTGLGLAIVHRIVRNHGGRVDIETRRDGPDHGTEVRLCFPPAGAGDACEPEQGEP; translated from the coding sequence ATGGACATAGGCATCCGCAGCGACAGCCGATCCTACCTGGGAGCCGCCGCCTTGGCGGTGGTGCTCATCGGGTTGGCCCTGTCCTTCCTCACCTGGCAGAACCTGGAGCGCCAGCGCCAGACCATCGAGGAACACCTGTTCCTGTCCTCGCAGGTCATCCTGCGCGGGGTGGAGTCGGCCATGTCGCGCGAGATGCGCGGCTTCGAGCGCCTGCTGCCGGGGATGCACGCCCGGCGCGGCGCCGGGCAGCCCCCCCTGCCCGACCCGCTGGCGCCCCGGCTGCGCGAGATGCTCTCCGAGCTTATCGAAACCAGCGATGTGGAGTTCGTGGCCTTCATGGCTGCGGGCGGGCGGGTGCTTTTCAGTGTGCGCTCGGCCACGGGCCCGGAGATTCCGCCCCTGCCCGCCTCGGCCTGGGAGCAGCTGGCCGCAACCGGGGAGTGGGCCGCGCTGTACAAGGGCTCGGGCGGGGCGGAAACGTTCGTCTCCGGCCTGCGCACCAAGCCCGGCCTGGCCCGGCTGTGCCCCGAGGGCCAGGAGCTGGCCGCCGGGCGCGGCGGCCCGGGCGCGGGCCCCTACCTCGTGGTGGGTATCACGCCGCACAAGCATTTGGAAACATTTGGCAAGTTCCGGCGCACGGCGCTGCTGCAAACGGGCTACGTGCTCATGGTCGCCGTGTTCCTGTGGGGCCTGGGCGCGGCCTATGTGCGCCGCCGCGACCAGGGCCGCGAGCTGCACCGCCTGGAGTCCTTCCACTCCCGGCTGCTGGACGCCATGCCCGACGGGCTGCTCACCGTCAGCGCCGCCGGGGGCATCCGCGCCGCCAACCCCGCCGCGCGCGATCTGCTGGCAGGCGGCGGCGAGCTGGTGGGCCAGCGCTTCGACGCCCTGGACCTGGAAACGGACGGGGTGCCGGGCGCGTCGTGCCTGTGGGGCAAGGGCTGGGAGCAGGCCCGCGCGGGCGGGCGCAGCCTGGAGATCCTGTCCATGCCCCTGCCGCCTGCGGCCTCCGCCGAGGGCGAGGCCGGGGAGCGGTTGGTGCTGGTGCGCGACCGCACGGACCTCAAGGCCCTGGAAGACGATCTGGCCGAGGCGCGCCAGCAGGCGGCCATCGGGCGCCTGGCCGCCGGGCTGGCCCACGAGATCCGCAACCCCCTCTCGGCCCTGCGCGGCTTCGCCCAGTTCTTCAAGAAGAAGCTCGAAGGCCGCCAGCCCGAGGAGCAGTACGCCGCGACCATGGTCAGCGAGGCCGACCGCCTGGACAAGGTCATTTCGGACCTGATGTTCCTCTCGCGCCCGCGCGCGCCCGAGAAGGCCGACGTGGACGCCGCCGCCCTGGCCGGGGACTTGCGGGCGCTGCTGCGCTTCGACCTGGAGCACCAGGGCGCCGAGCTGGTGGTGGACATGGACCCGGGCGCCCCCGCCGTGGTCCACGCCGACCCGGACATGCTCAAGCAGGCACTGTTGAACCTGCTGCTCAACAGCCTGGCCGCCGTGGGCGCCAACCCGCCCGGGGAGCCCCGGCGCATCGTGCTGGGCGTCGCGCAGCGCGACGGGCGGGCCTGCGTGGCCGTGCGCGACACCGGCCCGGGCATGACCGAGCAGGAGCGCGCCCACGCCCTGGAGCCCTTCTTCACCTCCAAGAAGGAGGGCACCGGCCTGGGGCTGGCCATCGTGCACCGCATCGTGCGCAACCACGGGGGCCGCGTGGATATCGAAACCCGCCGCGACGGGCCGGACCACGGCACCGAGGTCCGGCTGTGCTTCCCGCCCGCCGGGGCGGGGGATGCCTGTGAACCTGAACAGGGAGAACCGTGA
- a CDS encoding sigma-54-dependent transcriptional regulator, protein MIAASQKRRALVVDDEPALRMMVGAVLRDEGWDVAEAPSAEDALDLLSGARPDVILLDMRMPGMDGLEALGAIRAKSPGVPVVMLTAFGTVGSAVDAMKRGAFDYLTKPADNDELVAVLGKAYEYSRLISENLELRREADMTPEVREIIGQSEGMQRVKRLIEQAGPSEATVLITGDSGTGKELVAAALHAASPRARGALVKVNCAALPGDLLESELFGYVKGAFTGAVKDKPGRFQLASGGTLFLDEIGELPLGLQAKLLRAIQERQVEPLGGVGAVPVDVRLLAATNRNLVAEVQAGRFREDLYFRLNVLEVPIPPLRERMDDLPLLTAHLLRKLARKNNKPVREVSPAFMDTLARYPWPGNVRELENALERALVLSRTDSLSAADLPPQVLSSAPARAAQPSAPGPGPLGAPQPPRAAPSLDEAEKQAIIEALALYGGHRQRTADALDISRRTLQYKLRKYGLTTRG, encoded by the coding sequence ATGATCGCTGCCAGCCAGAAGCGCCGCGCCCTGGTCGTGGACGACGAACCCGCCCTGCGGATGATGGTCGGCGCCGTGCTGCGCGACGAGGGCTGGGACGTGGCCGAGGCCCCCAGCGCCGAGGACGCCCTGGACCTGCTCTCCGGCGCCCGGCCCGACGTGATCCTGCTCGACATGCGCATGCCGGGCATGGACGGCCTGGAGGCCCTGGGCGCCATCCGCGCCAAGTCGCCGGGGGTGCCGGTGGTCATGCTCACGGCGTTTGGCACCGTGGGCAGCGCCGTGGACGCCATGAAGCGCGGGGCCTTCGACTACCTGACCAAGCCTGCGGACAACGACGAGCTGGTGGCCGTGCTCGGCAAGGCCTACGAGTATTCGCGCCTGATTTCCGAAAACCTGGAGCTGCGCCGCGAGGCGGACATGACCCCCGAGGTGCGCGAGATCATCGGCCAGTCCGAAGGCATGCAGCGCGTCAAGCGGCTCATCGAGCAGGCCGGGCCCAGCGAGGCCACGGTACTCATCACCGGCGACTCGGGCACCGGCAAGGAGCTGGTGGCCGCCGCCCTGCACGCCGCCAGCCCGCGCGCGCGCGGGGCGCTGGTCAAGGTCAACTGCGCGGCCCTGCCCGGCGACCTGCTGGAAAGCGAGCTGTTCGGCTACGTCAAGGGCGCCTTCACCGGCGCGGTGAAGGACAAGCCCGGGCGCTTCCAGCTCGCCTCGGGGGGCACCTTGTTCCTGGACGAGATCGGCGAGCTGCCCCTGGGCTTGCAGGCCAAGCTGCTGCGCGCCATCCAGGAGCGCCAGGTGGAGCCCCTGGGCGGGGTGGGCGCCGTGCCCGTGGACGTGCGCCTGCTGGCGGCCACCAACCGCAACCTCGTGGCCGAGGTCCAAGCCGGGCGCTTCCGCGAGGATCTTTATTTCCGTCTCAACGTGCTGGAGGTGCCCATCCCGCCGCTGCGCGAGCGCATGGACGACCTGCCGCTGCTCACGGCGCACCTGTTGCGCAAGCTGGCGCGCAAGAACAACAAGCCCGTGCGTGAGGTCTCGCCCGCGTTCATGGACACCCTGGCGCGCTACCCCTGGCCGGGCAACGTGCGCGAGCTGGAAAACGCCCTGGAACGGGCACTGGTGCTTTCGCGCACGGATTCGCTCTCCGCCGCGGACTTGCCGCCGCAGGTGCTTTCGTCCGCCCCGGCCCGGGCCGCGCAGCCGTCCGCCCCGGGCCCGGGCCCCCTGGGCGCCCCCCAGCCGCCCCGGGCCGCCCCCTCCCTGGACGAGGCCGAGAAACAGGCCATCATCGAGGCCCTGGCCCTGTACGGCGGCCACCGCCAGCGCACCGCCGACGCCCTGGACATCAGCCGCCGCACCCTGCAATACAAGCTGCGCAAATACGGCCTGACCACGCGGGGCTGA
- a CDS encoding ferredoxin-thioredoxin reductase catalytic domain-containing protein produces MDAKTLYEALRKMQEPKGYFFNKDLDGMTMPLLENLLVNKARYGHMVCPCRLGAGSFEKDRDIVCPCAYREADVAEYGSCFCGLYVTQAWNEGTIPQRTVPERRPEEKLLAALLGD; encoded by the coding sequence GCTGTACGAGGCCCTGCGCAAGATGCAGGAGCCCAAGGGCTATTTCTTCAACAAGGACCTGGACGGCATGACCATGCCGCTGCTGGAAAACCTGCTGGTCAACAAGGCCCGCTACGGGCACATGGTCTGCCCCTGCCGCCTGGGCGCAGGCTCCTTCGAGAAGGACCGCGACATCGTCTGCCCCTGCGCCTACCGCGAGGCCGACGTGGCCGAATACGGCAGCTGCTTCTGCGGGCTGTACGTGACCCAGGCCTGGAACGAGGGCACCATCCCCCAGCGCACGGTCCCCGAACGCCGCCCCGAGGAGAAGCTCCTGGCCGCCCTGCTGGGCGACTGA